AGCTTTATCATGCACCTCTGCTGCCGCATCAAAAGAATCGAGAACAATACCTGCCCCTTTTTGTGTAAGTGTAATCTTTGGGTTATATTTGACATAAGAGATGATCCCGACATAACTTAATTCTTTGATCGCAAAGTTAAATTTAAAATCAAATTTTTTATACTGATTTCCTGTTTTACCAGACGTGTACAATTTTTGTTCAAACTCTGCGATCCTCTCGTCTTTTTCTCCAATCCTGTCTCTGATCTCTGACCGCTCCAACTGGCCGCCTGCTTCCTGAAGAACTTCAATAATAGGTTTAATCAGATAAGACACCTGTTCCTCAGAATTCAACGTATCAAAATACATTTTTTCGTCCTCTCTTTTCACCATCTAATCATTTTCCCTTTACATACTGTCTGACTATCCCTAATCAAACGATACCATAAACATACATAAATTTTACTGATAATACCTTCACCAGCCCGTCCACTATAAAAGATTCGAATGATCTATCTCTTCCACCGTATATGTCTTACCGGATTTCAGAGATTCCACACCTTTCATAAGCTCCGCATCTAATTGCTCATGAGTCATGCCTCCAACAGCCACTGGCTTTTCGCTCGGAAGACGCAGCTCAAAGGGAATCCCCCTTCTCAGCACAATCTGACTATAAAGCATTTGGATCGCACTGGACGGCGAAATTCCAAGTTTCGATAGAATTCCTTCCGCATTTTCTTTTAGTTCTTTATCAATACGCGCATAAACTGCAGATGTATTTGCCATATAGATTACACTCCTTTGAGCATATTATATTCATTTTTGCTTGCAATTGCAAGCAAAAACAGGCAATTAAATTTCTTTTTCAGTGACTCCGAGGAGAATCGAGCCCCGGTCCAAAAGCCCACAAACCCGTGTGGTTACCACGTTTGCGGCACATTGCATTTGATATACCTGTTTTCCTGTTCCTCATCTGTTAGATGGATTGTGTACTCCTCATAGAAATCCATATCATCATCCAGTATGAACGAGTCAACATATACATTAATCAACAAGCACCATATCTCCAGTTCTACGATAGATAAGCTGCATAAGAACGAACCATTGAATACTACAACGCTGAATGATCTCTGCCGTATTCTGGATTGTGATATTCAGGAGATTTGCAGATATATTCCAAATGATACAGATCAGTCAATATAAAATTCATTTTACCAGCGAAAAAGCCCTGGCAGTTTTACTGTAAACTGCCAGAGCTTTCTATCTCATCAATCTCTTTCCACGCTTCCTCTATCGTCTGCACTCTGCCAGTCTCCATATCATGAATAGCATCATCCAGTTTCGTAAGAAGAATATCCATCGCATCATCCAATGTATAAGTTGTTTCATGAGATTTTGTCGCCTGTGCTAATGCCATATCCATCACCCTTTCTTTTCTTTTATCTTACCATCAAACTAGAAAATAACCACAATTTTATTGATCGGGATAAAAATTTTTGTTTTTCAGACACGAAAAAAGCCCGTAAAAACGGGCTTTTCAAGTGACTCCGAGGGGAATCGAACCCCTGATTCCAGCGTGAGAGGCTAGCGTCTTGACCTCTTGACCACGGAGCCATTTATCGTACTTGCCTAGTATAGCAGACAACGCCCAATTAGGCAAGTACTTTTTTCAAAATCTTAAAAATATTTTTATCCTACGATCATACTCCAGTATCCCTGGATGAAAATCCCCAGGATGATCAGCGGAAGGATGAACGTCAGGTAGAACCGGACCGCTTTGCAGACCGGGAACTTCAGCCCTTTTCCCGCATTGGCTTCCTGGATGAAGTTGTCCCATCCCCAGCCGTACCGGCTTACGCAGAACAGAAGGTATACCACAGATCCCAGCGGAAGAAGGTTGTTGCTCACGATAAAGTCTTCCAGGTCCATGATGTTCTTGCCTGCAACGGTAAATCCGGACCAGTCGGTCAGGCCCAGTACGCAGGGCACGCTCAGCAGGATCAGAAGGATGCCGTTCACCAGCACCGATTTTTTCAGCTCCCATCCCCACAGATCCAGCGCATACTGGATAATGTTCTGGAATACGGCGATCACCGTGGACAGGGCGGCGAAGGTCATAAAGAGGAAGAACAGGCTTCCCCACAGCCGTCCCCCAGCCATCTCCCGGAATACATTGGGAAGGGTGACAAATACAAGTCCCGGTCCCTGTCCCGGATTCACGCCGAAGGCAAAGCAGGCCGGGAAGATGATAAGTCCAGCCATCACCGCCACACAGGTATCCAGAAGGGTGATGCTCACCGCCTCCCCTGCAAGGCTCCGCTCCTTGCCGATATAGCTTCCAAAGATGGCAAGGGACCCGGCGCCCACGCTTAAGGTGAAGAAGGACTGACCCATGGCGGCAAACACCGCCTCAGAGACTCCCGCCTCCTGGATCTTCCCAAGATCCGGCTTCAGATAGAACTCCAGTCCTGCACCTGCTCCCGGAAGGGTTACCGCCCGGATCACCAGGATCAAAAGGATCAGGAAGAGACTGGTCATCATCCATTTGGTGATCTTCTCCACACCTTTCTCCAGGCCCAGGGAACAGATCAGAAGGGCGATGACACAGATCAGGATCATCCAGAACAACATTTCATTGCGGTTGGATGTAAGCTGATCGTAGATCAGTTCCACCTGTTTGGTGTCCGCTCCCTCGAAGGTGCCGGTAAGCATCTTGAAGAAGTATGCCAGCATCCAGCCCGCGATGGTGGTATAGAACATCATCAGCAGGAAGTTGCCTGCCATGGTAAAGTACCGGAAGATATGCCACTTGCTTCCCTTTGGCTCCAGCACGTTGAAGGACATGGCCGAACTCTTCTGGCTTCCTCTTCCCACAGCGAACTCCATCACCACGATGGGAAGTCCCAGGATCAGCAGGAAGAACAGATACATCAGCACGAAGGTGCCCCCTCCGTAAGCCCCTGTGATATAGGGGAAGCGCCATACATTTCCCAGTCCGATGGCGCAGCCTGCGGAGATCAGGATGAATCCCAGACGGGATGAAAATTTCTCTCTCTTTTCCATTTCTTATTCCTCTTCTACTTGTTTTATTCGTCTGCCTCAGCTTCCGTCTCAAACTGCTCCGGCTCTGCCGTCAGCTGGGCCACATATTCGGTGGGCACCATGATCTGGAGCTCTTTTTTCAGATTTTCTACGGTGACCACATCGTGGTTCCCGCCAAATTCCCCGTCCAGGGTCCAGGGAATCTCTTCCAGGGACTCGAAGGTCACCTTGCCGGTGCGGAAGGAATACATGTGCTTGGTATCCACCTGTTCGATCAAAAGCGCCGCCATGATCTCCTGCAGGGCGATGGGATTCTTGGGCGTCTTGATGAGCGTCACTTCAAAAAGGCCGTCGTCGAACACTACCTTCTTGCCGATCATATTGCGGAATCCGCCCACAGACCGGGAATTGGTCACCATGCCGAAGATAAACTCGTCTTCCAGCGTCTCCCCGTCATGAGTCACCCGGATCCGGTAAGAGGGCACGTTGAACAGCCGCTTGGTTCCCTCCAGCACGTAGGCCAGATGGCCCAGCACATTTTTCATCCCCTGCTTGGTCTCATAGGAGACGTCGGTGAAAAGGCCAAATGCAGCAATATAGACGAAGATATCGTCGTTAAAATGTCCTACATCGCAGGGGAAAGGCGTCCCGTTCACCGCGTTGTCCGCCGCGCTCAGAAGTCCTTTTGGGATATGAAGGCTGTTGGCGAAATCATTGGTGGTCCCTGTGGGGATATAGCCCACCGGCACCCGGTCTTTCCGCCGCATCATCCCGGTCACCACCTCGTCGATGGTGCCGTCGCCGCCGCTGCACACCACCAGGTCAAAGGAGCCGGACTCAAACTTCTTCACTTTCTTGTAGGCGTCCCGGTAAGACTGGGTGGGATAGGCCACCACTTCGTATCCGGATTTTACGAAAATGTCAATGATATCCGACAGCTTTGGCTTGATCAGTTCCTTTCCCGCATGGGGATTGTAGATAAACAGCATCCGTTTCATGATCGTTCCTCCCTGAATGTTGAAAGAAGGGCATGAGTTTTCATGCCCTCCACCTGTCTTGCATCTATGTATGATTATTTCCTGTTTTCCAGAAAAGCTCCCACGCCGTTTACTGCGTTTTCTTCATCTTCTCCCTCCGCGACTACCGTCAGGCTGGTCCCTTTCAGGAGCGGCAGACTCATCATGCCCATCATACTCTTGGCGTTGATCTTCGTGTTCTCCATCTCGATATACACGCTGCTTTTGTACTGGCTCGCCTCCTGAACGAGATGGGCGATGGGACGTGACGCCATGTCCATATTCGTTCGAATCGTAACAGGTTTCTTGATCATAATATGTTCCTCCTTACTGCTCCCTTAACTGATCCGCTATTTCACTCAGTCTGCGCAGTCTGTGGTTGACCCCGGACTTGCCTACCGGCGATTTCAAAAGCCGGCCCAGCTCCGCCAGCGCAGCCTCCGGATATTCGAGACGTGTAAGGGCAACGTCTCTTAATCCCTCCGGCAAACGGTCAAGACCCATGGTATCTCTGATATAGACGATATCTTCCATCTGCCGGACGGCAGCGGAAACGGTCTTGTTGATATTTGCCGTCTCGCAGTTCACTTTGCGGTTGACCGAATTCCGCATCTCCTTCAGAATCCGGACATTCTCTAACTCCAGCAATGCCACATGAGCTTCCATGACATTTAAAATGTCGACGATCTGCTCTCCTTCTTTCAGATACACAACAGACGTCTTCTTACGCTGCACGATCTTGGCATCCATATCAAAGCTGTTGATCATATCTCTCAAGTAACTTGCGGCTTCTTCCGAATTGCACACAATCTCAAAATGATAGGACTTCCTGGGATCACTCATGGAACCCGCTGCCAGAAAGGCGCCGCGTATATAGGCCCTCTTGCAGCACACTGCCTGCACGATCGTATTCTTTACCGCCAGGAGCTCATCCCCCTTCCAGTACAGGAAGAAAACACAGTTCCCCCGGGTCGGATTCTTTCGAATAACGATACCAGTCTTTATATTAAATGTTTTTTCCATTAATGTAAAGCATTTTCTTGCAACCGGAAGATTTTCCGTATGGAATTTCAACGTGCAGACTCCTTTGGAATCCTCCGAGAACTCCCCGCACATATGCAGGATCGCGGACAATTCCGCCAACTGGCAGTGTCTTGCCCTGCCATAGTGCTGCGCCAGTTCTTCTTTTATATTTCCAGAAAATGACATATCAAGTCCCTACCTTGCCTTTGTGATCGCGTCTTTCCCGATATCCCGGTGCTCGATCCGTATCCCGTAACTCTCCGCCTGGCTGATCCGGGCGAAAAGCGCGTTGGCCAGAGTGACGGAGCGATGCTTGCCCCCCGTACATCCGATCCCGATCACAAGCTGTGTCTTTCCTTCTATTATATAGTTGGGGATAAGAAACTCCAGAAGGTCCGTCAGCTTATCCAGGAATTCCCCCGCCTTCTCATTGCCCATCACGTAATCCCGGACCTCCGGGTCGTTGCCGCTCATGGACCGCAATTCGTCCACATAATACGGGTTGGGAAGGAAGCGCACGTCAAATACCAGGTCCGCATCCGACGGGATCCCGTATTTAAACCCGAATGACAGTACTGTAATGTAGAGATTCTTGAATTCCTTATTCTCCACAAAGATCTTGTTCAGTTCCTGCCTGAGCTCTCTGGTAAGCATATGACTGGTATCCACCAGATAGTCCGCCCTTTTCTTCAGAAATCCCAGCCGTTCCCGTTCTCTTTTGATCCCTTCGTCCACCCGGCCGCTGCT
This window of the Massilistercora timonensis genome carries:
- a CDS encoding type II toxin-antitoxin system RelB/DinJ family antitoxin; the encoded protein is MANTSAVYARIDKELKENAEGILSKLGISPSSAIQMLYSQIVLRRGIPFELRLPSEKPVAVGGMTHEQLDAELMKGVESLKSGKTYTVEEIDHSNLL
- a CDS encoding helix-turn-helix transcriptional regulator; translated protein: MNESTYTLINKHHISSSTIDKLHKNEPLNTTTLNDLCRILDCDIQEICRYIPNDTDQSI
- a CDS encoding sodium-dependent transporter, whose amino-acid sequence is MEKREKFSSRLGFILISAGCAIGLGNVWRFPYITGAYGGGTFVLMYLFFLLILGLPIVVMEFAVGRGSQKSSAMSFNVLEPKGSKWHIFRYFTMAGNFLLMMFYTTIAGWMLAYFFKMLTGTFEGADTKQVELIYDQLTSNRNEMLFWMILICVIALLICSLGLEKGVEKITKWMMTSLFLILLILVIRAVTLPGAGAGLEFYLKPDLGKIQEAGVSEAVFAAMGQSFFTLSVGAGSLAIFGSYIGKERSLAGEAVSITLLDTCVAVMAGLIIFPACFAFGVNPGQGPGLVFVTLPNVFREMAGGRLWGSLFFLFMTFAALSTVIAVFQNIIQYALDLWGWELKKSVLVNGILLILLSVPCVLGLTDWSGFTVAGKNIMDLEDFIVSNNLLPLGSVVYLLFCVSRYGWGWDNFIQEANAGKGLKFPVCKAVRFYLTFILPLIILGIFIQGYWSMIVG
- a CDS encoding YegS/Rv2252/BmrU family lipid kinase translates to MKRMLFIYNPHAGKELIKPKLSDIIDIFVKSGYEVVAYPTQSYRDAYKKVKKFESGSFDLVVCSGGDGTIDEVVTGMMRRKDRVPVGYIPTGTTNDFANSLHIPKGLLSAADNAVNGTPFPCDVGHFNDDIFVYIAAFGLFTDVSYETKQGMKNVLGHLAYVLEGTKRLFNVPSYRIRVTHDGETLEDEFIFGMVTNSRSVGGFRNMIGKKVVFDDGLFEVTLIKTPKNPIALQEIMAALLIEQVDTKHMYSFRTGKVTFESLEEIPWTLDGEFGGNHDVVTVENLKKELQIMVPTEYVAQLTAEPEQFETEAEADE
- a CDS encoding HPr family phosphocarrier protein; the protein is MIKKPVTIRTNMDMASRPIAHLVQEASQYKSSVYIEMENTKINAKSMMGMMSLPLLKGTSLTVVAEGEDEENAVNGVGAFLENRK
- the whiA gene encoding DNA-binding protein WhiA translates to MSFSGNIKEELAQHYGRARHCQLAELSAILHMCGEFSEDSKGVCTLKFHTENLPVARKCFTLMEKTFNIKTGIVIRKNPTRGNCVFFLYWKGDELLAVKNTIVQAVCCKRAYIRGAFLAAGSMSDPRKSYHFEIVCNSEEAASYLRDMINSFDMDAKIVQRKKTSVVYLKEGEQIVDILNVMEAHVALLELENVRILKEMRNSVNRKVNCETANINKTVSAAVRQMEDIVYIRDTMGLDRLPEGLRDVALTRLEYPEAALAELGRLLKSPVGKSGVNHRLRRLSEIADQLREQ
- the rapZ gene encoding RNase adapter RapZ; the encoded protein is MRFVIVTGMSGAGKSTALKMLEDMGYFCVDNLPVPLIPKLAELLTVSGSEVQKAALGVDIRSGQSFGELERMLEELDAMSMKYEILYLESSDDVLVKRYKETRRFHPLSGSSGRVDEGIKRERERLGFLKKRADYLVDTSHMLTRELRQELNKIFVENKEFKNLYITVLSFGFKYGIPSDADLVFDVRFLPNPYYVDELRSMSGNDPEVRDYVMGNEKAGEFLDKLTDLLEFLIPNYIIEGKTQLVIGIGCTGGKHRSVTLANALFARISQAESYGIRIEHRDIGKDAITKAR